A stretch of the Chlamydia pecorum E58 genome encodes the following:
- a CDS encoding HPF/RaiA family ribosome-associated protein, with protein MKPKRRTKASSKELPQVQVEITGRSFHVSKPLKQLILEKSQQLPLSAFVHVVISSHKDKQGTEVHIVLSKGKETIQVKVFHPNVYTAVIQAFKKIRTGCSKLQLKKHDRIKHRHSLAEEELLCIEKEDESIENFEEEWLPFTPMDAWDSLKNFGHVLTAAKKKVSKKKTTIPMLSEQEAIQKLASSKEAALLFLNEQENKIQCVYKQHNGTYVLIDPTLRRNSLP; from the coding sequence ATGAAACCAAAAAGACGCACAAAAGCTTCATCTAAGGAACTTCCTCAAGTTCAGGTGGAGATTACCGGAAGGTCGTTTCATGTTTCTAAGCCTTTAAAACAGCTAATTTTAGAAAAAAGCCAACAGTTGCCCCTCTCGGCTTTTGTACATGTGGTGATCTCCTCCCACAAGGACAAGCAAGGGACAGAAGTACATATCGTGCTCTCTAAAGGCAAGGAGACGATACAAGTGAAGGTCTTCCATCCCAATGTCTATACAGCAGTGATTCAGGCATTTAAAAAGATCCGTACAGGATGTAGCAAGCTACAGCTAAAAAAACACGATCGTATCAAGCACCGCCATAGTCTCGCAGAAGAAGAGCTCCTTTGCATAGAAAAAGAAGACGAAAGTATTGAGAACTTTGAAGAGGAGTGGCTTCCTTTTACCCCAATGGATGCTTGGGACTCTCTGAAAAACTTCGGTCACGTCCTTACAGCTGCAAAAAAGAAAGTCTCCAAGAAAAAAACTACGATCCCTATGCTATCTGAACAAGAGGCTATTCAGAAATTGGCCTCCTCTAAAGAAGCCGCTCTTCTCTTTCTAAATGAACAAGAAAATAAGATCCAATGCGTCTATAAACAGCACAACGGCACCTATGTCCTCATTGACCCCACCCTCAGAAGAAATTCTCTCCCCTAA
- a CDS encoding sigma-54-dependent transcriptional regulator produces the protein MSIEHILIIDDDPLLQEFLFELLSSRGYFPSVAENISIAKKKIKANRYDLIISDMNMPDGTGMDVIHLTKQRSPRTPILMITAYGSIENAVEAMRQGAFNYLTKPFSSEALLAFISKAEELQNLVQENLFLASQTTTSSYPLIAESQVMKNLLAKAKRAAQSSANLFIHGESGCGKEILSFFIHTNSPRAHRPYIKVNCAAIPETLLESEFFGHEKGAFTGATTKKAGRFELAHKGTLLLDEITEIPLNLQAKLLRAIQEKEFEHLGGTKTVSVDVRILATSNRDLKEAIQEKIFRQDLYYRLNVIPLYLPPLRERKDDILPLATYFLKKFCHQNNAPAKTLSSEAKKLLIEYPWPGNIRELSNVLERAVILESSTSLTKEMLSLN, from the coding sequence ATGAGTATAGAGCATATTCTTATTATAGACGATGATCCTCTTCTTCAAGAGTTTCTCTTTGAGCTCTTATCCTCCCGAGGCTATTTCCCCTCAGTAGCTGAAAATATCTCCATAGCGAAGAAAAAGATCAAAGCAAACCGTTATGATCTTATTATTTCCGATATGAACATGCCCGATGGAACGGGAATGGATGTGATTCATCTCACAAAGCAGCGCTCTCCAAGAACGCCGATTCTTATGATTACAGCCTATGGCTCCATAGAAAACGCAGTGGAAGCCATGCGCCAGGGGGCCTTTAATTACCTAACAAAGCCGTTCTCCTCAGAAGCCCTCCTTGCCTTCATCTCAAAAGCCGAAGAGCTACAAAACCTTGTTCAAGAAAATCTCTTTTTAGCCTCCCAAACGACAACGAGCTCCTACCCTCTCATTGCCGAAAGCCAAGTGATGAAAAATCTTCTTGCCAAAGCAAAGAGAGCCGCCCAAAGCTCCGCGAATCTCTTTATTCACGGGGAATCAGGATGCGGAAAAGAAATCCTCTCATTTTTTATTCATACGAACTCCCCAAGAGCACACCGCCCCTATATCAAAGTCAACTGCGCAGCAATCCCAGAAACACTCTTAGAATCTGAATTCTTCGGACACGAAAAAGGTGCTTTTACAGGAGCAACAACAAAAAAAGCCGGTCGCTTTGAGCTGGCTCATAAAGGAACTCTCCTCCTTGATGAAATTACAGAGATCCCCCTGAACCTCCAAGCCAAACTCCTAAGAGCTATCCAAGAAAAAGAATTTGAACATCTCGGAGGAACAAAAACTGTTTCCGTAGATGTTCGCATCCTCGCCACCTCTAACCGCGACCTTAAAGAGGCCATCCAAGAGAAAATCTTCCGTCAAGATCTCTATTACCGCCTGAATGTGATCCCTCTCTACCTCCCTCCATTAAGAGAACGTAAAGATGACATCCTACCCCTAGCAACCTACTTCCTAAAGAAATTCTGCCACCAAAATAATGCGCCAGCAAAGACTCTCTCCTCAGAAGCAAAAAAACTCCTTATCGAATACCCTTGGCCCGGGAATATCCGCGAGCTCTCCAATGTTTTGGAGCGCGCTGTAATCTTAGAAAGCAGCACTTCCCTGACGAAGGAAATGCTCTCCTTAAACTAA